Genomic DNA from Mycolicibacterium helvum:
GTTTGCGGATCGCGGCGCCGGTCTTGGAGTTCGGCGTCGAACCGGCGTCACCCAGGCTGAACACGTTCGGGTACCGCCGGTGCTGCATGGTGTGCTTATCGATGTCGACGTAACCCATTGCGTCACCGGTCGACAGCGGGCTGGCCTTGATCCAGTCCGGCGCCGACTGCCGCGGCACGGCGTGCAACACGTCGTAGGGCAGCATGGCGTCCGTCCCGCCGGCGGCGACACTGGTGATGCCGACTTTATGCGACGCCGCGTCGACGGATGTCACCTCAGAGTTGGTGTGCAAGGTGATGCCGTAGTCGGCGATGACCTTGTCGAGGCTGTCCGCGATCGCCGGAATCCCGAACGGCCGCGCCCCCGGCATGATCAGGTGGACGTCGATATCTTTGAGCACGCCCTGCCTGCGCCAGTAGTCCGACGCCAGGTAGGCGATCTTCTGCGGAGCGCCGGCACACTTGATCGCGCCCGAGGGAACGCTGAAAACCGCTGTACCCGAACGCATCGTGCGGATGAACTCCCAGGTGCGCGGCGCCAGATCGAACCGGTAGTTCGACGACACCCCGTCGCGGCCAAGGGCATCCTCGAGTCCCTCGGTACAGTTCCAATCGAGCTGGATGCCCGGACAAACGACGAGTACGTCGTAGCCGTAGGTCGACCCGTCGGCGCAGGCCACCGTATTGCTGTCGGGATCAACGGCGCTGGCGGCGTTCATGATCCACGTCGCACCCTTCGGCATGACCGAGGACTCGTCACGCTCGGTGGTCGGCGCCATAGCCTGTCCCCCACCGACCAGTGTCCACAGCGGTTGGTAGTAGTGCTTGCTCGACGGCTCGATGACCGCGACATCGGGGTAACCCTTGCGGAGCATCCGCGCCGCAACGGTGATGCCGGCAGTTCCGCCGCCGACGATCAGGATCTGGTGTTTGGCGGTGATGGTCATGGTGGCAGTCCTTCTTGGAAATCAGGCGCTTTGGTGCGCTTCGTCCCAGGCGCCGTAGCCGCCCAGGATGTCGCTCACGTCGGTGAAACCGTGCTGGCGCAACAGACTTGCCGCGACCGAGGACCGGTAGCCACCAGCGCAGTAGACGACGGTCGGTTTGGCGGGATCCAGCTCGCCCATGCGGGCGGGCAGCTGGCCCACCGAAATCGCGATGGCATTCGGGATGGCGCCGGCGGCGACCTCGCCCGGGTTGCGCACGTCGACGAGTTGCAGACCGGCCAGCTCAGCTGCGCGCTGATCGAATGCCTGGGCGGTCAACCGGGAGGCAACAGCAACGTCGCCGCGGTTGTCGAACATCACCTCGAAGGGCTTGTCGAGGTAACCGATCACCTGGTCGAAACCGATGCGTGCGAGCCGATTCTTGCCTTCCAGTTCCTGGCCGGGGTCGGTGAATAGCACGATGTCGACGTCCGACGGAAGCACCGACCCTGCGAACTCGGCGTATCGACCTTCCAGGCCAATGTTGACCGCGCGGCGCAGATGGCCGAGAGCGAACTCCTCGGGAGTGCGTCCGTCGACCAGCACAGCGCCGCCGTCGATCGCGGCGCGGACCTCGTCATAGGTCATCGCCCTGGGCATCTTGGTCTCGTCGAGCAGTTCGCGGTCCTTACGGTTGAGGATCGCGTTGTAGACGAAGTAGCCGGGAGCTGGGGGCTGACCCTCGGTGACCAGATTCATGAAAGTCGCCTTGTCCGGCGCCCGCAGAGCGTAGTTGGTCGCCTTCTGATCACCCATGGTCGACCACAGGTCGGTCGACAGGTTCTTGCCACACGCCGATCCGGCGCCATGCGCGGGGTAGACCCGGGTTGCGTCGGGCAGGGTCATCAACTTGTCGTGTAACGAGTCGTAGAGTTTGTCGGCGAGTTCCTCGCGAGTAAACCCGATGGAGGCCAGCAGATCGGGTCGGCCAACATCCCCGATGAACAGCGTGTCACCGGTCATCACACCGTAAGGAACGGTGTCATCGGCATGCTCGTAGACCACGATGCTCAACGACTCGGGTGTATGCCCGGGGGTGTGGCGAAACTCCAGCGTCACATCGCCCAGCGAGTAGCGCTCGCCGTCGGCGACACCCATCGACTCAAACTCGGTCTGCGCAACTGAGGAGTAGACGATCTTCGCGCCGGTGGCCTTCGCCAGTTCCAGATGACCGGACAGGAAGTCGGCGTGGAAGTGAGTCTCGATCACCAGCTCGATGGTCAGCCCCTGATCTGCGGCGTCGGCCACGTACTCGGCCACGTCGCGCTGCGGGTCGACAACGACTGCGCGGCCGGTGGTTTCGTCACCGATTAGGTACGAAGCATGGGACAGGCAGTCCAGGTAGTACTGCTGCAGGATCATCGTCGTCTTCTTTCTCTTGACGCCTCGGTAATGCCATCCTGGCATATACCCCTATGGGTATGTCAAGTACCCTGGGGGGTATCTTATTCCCGAGGCTCTGACACCAGTGCGCGCGGGACGCGACGCGCGTTATGAGGTGCCCTGCGCGGCCTTCGGCCGCCTGAACCATCTCCTACGAGCTGGAGACGCGGAATCGAAACTCGGGTGACCGGCACACCACTGGCCGGCGGGCACGCTGCGCCTGACGGCGTCGACGTGCATCCCGCATCCCGACCAGGTGGTCTTGCCGCAAACGCGGCATTTGACGGCACGACACATGGGAACTCCCTTTCGATTCAATCAGGGCCTAGGCGAGGCTCAAGAAGAGTTTTTCCAGCTCTTCCATGGTCAATACCTCGCCCCGACCGTCCTTCCCATCGGTCGCATCGAGGCAGTGACGCAGCCCGGAGGCGATGATGGTGAAGCCGGCACGGTCCAACGCTTTGGACACTGCGGCAAGTTGAGTGACGACGTCTTTGCAACTGCGACCCTGCTCAATCATGGAGATCACTCCACCGAGTTGGCCTTGCACACGACGGAGTCGGTTGAGGGTGGCCGCCAAGTCGGCATCGCACCGTGATTGCTGGCCACTCATACTCGCGGCACTCTCCTCGACCCACGCGGTTATCGTCGCCAACAATACCGTACCCCCTATGGTATTTTTCGGCGACGCCCGAGGGAGATCACGATCCCGTTCACATACCCCACCGGGTATAGTCCCCACTAACCCCGAGTGAGCCAGCGGGTCGGTCAACATTTTTCAGATAGGGAACGCATGATGACGAAGCCGCCGATAATCGGTTGGTTGAAACGGTTCTGGGTAATCGTGGTGGTCGCGGTCGCGCTCGTTGCCGCCGGAGCCGTTGTCGGCCGACTGCGCACTTTCTTCGACACCGATCAGCCCCTTGCGCCCGGGGTCGGGCATGCCGACGCCATCGTCGCGTTCAACACCAAAAGGGTGACCTACGAGATCGTCGGTCCGCAGACTGCGACCGGCCGGATCAGCTATCTGGATGTCAACGGCAAAACCCTGGAGGCGGGGTTCACCAGCCTGCCCTGGTCGACCACCGTCACCACCACAGCTCCCGGCATGCTGGCCAACGTGGTGGCACAAGGCGACACCGATGGACTCGTCTGCCGAATCCTGGTCAACGACAAGGTTGTTGACGAGAACCATGCTGTTGGCCGCGATGCCCAGGCCTTCTGTCTGGACAAAGCCGCATGAGCTCCCCCGCCGCACGTCCAGTCATCCCCCGCACGATCCGGATGGCCGCGGTGCCGATCATCCTGATCTGGGTGGCAATCACCGCCGCGCTCAATCTGTTGCTGCCGCAAGTGGAAACCGTCGGCAAGCACAACGCGGTATCGATGTCGCCGCAGGACGCGCCTTCGGTCATCGCCGCCAAGACGATGGGCGCGAAGTTTCAAGAATTCACCTCCGACAGCATTGCGATGGTCGTGCTGGTCGGCGATGAGAAACTGGGCGAGCCGGCACACCAGTACTACGACAACCTGATCGGGAAGTTCGAACAGGACACCAAAAACGTCCAGCACGTCCACAATTTCTGGGGTGACCTGATCACCGCCGCCGGTGTCCAGAGCAGCGACGGCAAGGCCGCCTACGTCCAACTCAATCTCGCCGGTGACCAGGGCAGCACCCAGGGCAACGAATCGGTGGAGGCAATCCGCGACATCGTCCATGACACGCCCCCACCGCCCGGCCTAAAGGTCTACGTCACCGGGCCTGCCCCGCTGACGACGGACACCCTCGACAGCGGCGACAAAAGCATGATCAAGATGACGGTGGTCACCATGATCGTCATCACGATCATGCTGCTGCTGGTCTACCGCTCGATCAGCACCGTGTTGCTCATCCTGGCCGTCGTCGGTATCGAGATGGGATCGGCGCGCGGCGCGGTGGCCCTGCTCGGGCACTTCCGGCTGATCGACTTCTCGACGTTCTCCGTGCCGTTGCTGACAGCGCTGGCGATCGCGGCGGGCACCGATTACGCGATCTTTCTCATCGGCCGCTACCAAGAGGCACGCCAGAGCGGTGAAGACCCGGAATCGGCGTACTACACCGCATTCCACGGCGTCGGTCACGTCATCCTTGGTTCAGGCTTGACCATTGCCGGAGCCGTGCTGTGTCTGCGGCTGACACGGCTGGCCTACTTCAAATCGCTGGCCTACCCGTCGGCGATCGGATTGATCGTCGTCGTCGCAGCAGCGCTCACCGTGGTCCCCGCCATCATGGTGGTGGCGACTCGGTTCGGCCTGATGGAGCCGAAGCGCGCGATGAAGACCAAGGGATGGCGGCGGGTCGGCACCGCGGCGGTGCGGTGGCCCAAGCCGATCCTGGCGGCCTCGACCGCCGTCATCTTGCTCGGCATCCTCGCCATGGTCGGCTACAAGACCAGCTATAACGATCGTTTCTACGTGCCCGCCGACGTCCCGGCGAACGTCGGCTACACCGCGGCCGAAAAGCACTTCAGCCCAGCGCGATTGAACCCCGACATCATGATGATCGAATCCGATCACGACATGCGCAACCCCACCGACATGATCGTGCTGGATCGGATCGCCAAGGCACTGTTCCGGATCCGAGGGCTCGCCATGGTGCAGAGCATCACCCGGCCATTGGGCTCGCCGATCGCGCACAGTTCAATCCCGTATCAGGTCAGCATGCAGTCGGTACCGATCACCCAGAATCTGCAGTTCCTCGAGCAGCGGGTGGCCGACATCAGCAAGATGTCGGACGATCTCGGCGGAATGATCGCGTCCATGACCGAGATGCAGAACCTGATGAACCGGTTCTCCGATGCCATGCACCGCACGGTTGGCGGCGCTCACCAAACCCTCGGCACCGCCCACCGCACGGTCGACGACCTGAACACCATGAAGGCCTCGGTGGACCAGATGCGCGACCACCTGTCCGATTTCGACGACGCGGTGCGGCCTTTCCGCAACTACTTCTATTGGGAGCAGCACTGTTTCGACATCACGGCATGTTGGGGAATCCGGTCAGCATTCGACGCCGTCGATGGTGTCGACGCCCTCAGCGGCAACATGGCCACGGTCGTCGGTGATATGGATGCGATGGTGCGGGGCGCGGACGGAGTGGTCAACGGCATGGACCAGATGGACACGCTGGCTCCGCAGCTGGTCGCGCAATTCGGCCCCATTATCCAAACAGCCACCGCGATGCAGCAGACCCTGCAGACCATCCACGGCAGTTTCGGCGGCCTCATCAACCAGATGCACCAGATGACCGACACCGCGACGGCGATGGGCGAGGCGTTCGACGCTTCCAAAAGTGACGACTACTTCTACCTGCCACCGGAAGTCTTCGCCAATCCCGATTTCCAAAAGGGATTGAAGCTGTTCCTGTCGCCCGACGGCAAGGCAGCGCGCTTCATCATCACTCACGACGCCGATCCAGCAACCGAGGAAGGCATCTCCACCGTCGACGAGGAGGTCGTCGCGGCACACGAAGCGGTCAAGGGAACTTCCCTGGCGGCGGCGAAGGTATACCTCACCGGCACCGCAGCGACCTACCGCGACATCCAGGCGGGCGCGAAATACGACACCATGATCGCTGCGTTCGCCGCCCTGACACTGATCTTCCTGGTCATGCTCGTCATCACTCGGGCTTTCATCGCCTCCCTGGTCATCGTGGGGACGATTGTGTTGTCGCTGGGCGCCGCCTTCGGTATCTCGGTTCTGGTCTGGGAACGCATCGCGGGAATCGAGCTGAACTGGATCGTGCTCGCCTTCGCGGTGATCATCCTGATGGCCGTCGGCAGTGACTACAACCTGCTCCTCGTTTCGCGCTTCAAGGAGGAGATCGGCGCCGGCATCAACACCGGGATCATCCGCTCGATGGGCAGCACCGGCAGCGTCGTGACCGCCGCCGGACTCGTCTTCGCCTTCACCATGGGTTCCATGGTGTCCGGCGACCTGCTCAACGTCGGCCAGGGTGGCACCACCATCGGAATCGGGCTGCTCGTCGACACCCTGATCGTGCGGTCTTTGATGACCCCGTCCATCGCAGCGCTTCTCGGTCCATGGTTCTGGTGGCCATTGAAGGTGCGTTCACGACCCGCATATAGGGCGCCGAGTCGATTCCTCGCCCAAGCTCCGTCGCCATCGGAGGGCGATGCTGTTTCTCCCGGAGCCGGCTGACGTGGGCCATCGTTGGCGGGCGATACCTGGGCGATCCAAGTGAAAGGTGATGCGTGATGGATGTATTGGAGATCGACCCCGCAGGTGTGATGGCGCTGGTCGACACGTCCGGCGCCATCCTGCTGGACGTTCGAGAGGACGATGAGTGGACCGCCGGACATGCTCCCGGTGCCGTTCATGTACGACTCGGCGCCCTGGACGCGCGCACCTTCGAGGCCGCCGTACCGATCGTGGCGGTGTGCCGGTCGGGAGGCCGATCCGGTTTGGCGGCAACCAGACTCGCGGCAGCTGGGCTAACTGTTTACAACCTGGTCGGCGGCATGGGAGCGTGGCAGCGGAGCGGGCAACCGGTGATCCGCGATGACGGCGCGGCCGGTACGATCATCTGATCGAGAAGCGCCCGGGGCGCAGACTGTCGGCAGACGTTCAGGCTCAGCCGAAGACACGTTCGACGAACGTGTCCGCGCCCTGTTTCCAGGCAACAACGAAGTTGCCGACGTCATCGCGGCTGATCGCCAGACCGGGGCAAAACCAGTCCCCGCCGTCCTCGGTGAAGAAATGCGGTGAGCCGACTACGCCACGGGCGCGGCCCTCGTCCCAATCAGCTTGGACCGCTGCGGATGTGGTCTCTACATCGAAGGGCTCGAGGCCGAAGCGACCAGCGATGGGCTCGATGACGTCGAGCCGGCCGATATCGAGCCCCTCTTCAAAAAGCGCATTGCGCAGCGCTAGGCCGACCGCTTCGACCAGCACGGGATCGCCCACGCGGTCCGCAGCAGCGGCCAGCGCGTATGCGGTCATCGACGTTTTCGGGAAGGCATCGACGGAGAAGCCCCCGAACAGGTCGGGACGCACCGACGCGCGAAGCGCCGAAATCTCGGCACCAACGTGGTGGCCCTCAAGCGGGTTGCCGTTGATCAGCTCGAGTGGCCAGGCCCGGATGCGCAGGCGCGGTTCAGTGAGGCCACGCTCGCTGCGCCGGTCGATCAACGTCCGCAGCCCGACGTGGGTAAACGGACACAGGATGTCGGCAAAGACCTCGACGGTGCGCATGGCGGCGACAGTACCCGGCCGATTTCCGAACAGTCGATGTTACGACGCCTGACCTGCCGCGGCGTCAGCGAACTCGCAGAACGCTGTGTAGGCACGCGCGCCGTAGATAGTTGCCGGGCCGCCATGCATCATGATGCTGACACCGATGACCTCGGCCGCCTCCTGCTTGGTGGCACCCGCGCGGACTGCGCCGCGCGCGTGAGAGGCGATGCATCCGTCGCAGCCCTGGACGACTCCGATCACCATCGCGATCAGTTCTTTGGTCTTGGCCTCGACCGCACCGGTGCCCATCGCGGCCCGGCTCAGCGCACCGAACCCCTCGTATACCTCGGGAATCATCTGCCGCAGGGCGCGATGCTGCGGGTTCAACTCGGCCAGCACATCGGAGTGGTGGGCGTGATCTGTCATGGCCCAAACATATGTCGCGAGAATACGATGCAGCAGAGACTTTCGGCCCTGGTGTGGACGATACGGAATCACTCAGTTGGGGACCAAAGACGACGCCGACGCCCCAGTTGTCCGGGGCGCCGGCGTCGGCGAAGCATCTCAGAGGATGTAGAGCATCTCCTGGTACGTCGGCAGCGGCCAGAGGTCGTCGGCGACAACGCTTTCCAAGGTGTCAGCGGCCGAGCGCACCGCATCCATCAAGGGCAGCAGGCTCGCCGCGTGCTCGGCCTCTTCCTTACCGGTATCGCCGCCGTGCGCACCCAGCGCTGCCTTGAGCGCGGCCAGCGCCCCGGTCAGCTCCGAGATCGGCGTGGATACCGTCTCGAGCAACGTGGTGTCCGCGGCCAGCCCGGCCGCCTTCAGCGCCGCGACGTTCTGCGCCAGCTCGGTCTGGTACCGAACCGCCGCCGGCAGGATCACCGTCGCGCCGATCTCCAGCGTCAACTTGGCCTCGACGTTGACGGTCAGGGCGTAGGTCTCGTAGCGAACCTCTTCACGGCTGTGCAGCTCGCGCGAGTTGAAGACGCCGTACTTCTCGAAGACCTCGATCGCCTCCGGTGTCACCAGCTGCGGGATGGAATCGAGCGTCGTCTTGAGGTTCGGCAGGCCACGCTCGGCCGCCTCGACCTGCCAGTTATCCGAATAGCCGTCACCGTTGAACACAACGGCGCCGTGCTCGGTGATGATCTCGGTGAGCAGCTTCTGCACAGCCACATCGAAGTCCTCGCCACCGGCGACGGCTGCCTCCAGCACGTTGGCCATGTAGTCGAGCGAGTCGGCCATGATCGTGTTGAGGATGATCATCGGCACGTTGATCGTCTGCCCCGAGCCCGGCGCGCGGAACTCGAACCGGTTGCCGGTGAACGCGAATGGGCTGGTGCGGTTGCGGTCGCCCGGATCGGTCGGCAGCTCGGGCAGGGTGTCGACACCGATGATCATGGTGCCCTTGCCCTTTGACGACGTGGCCGCACCCTTGGCGATCTGGTCGAACACGTCGGCCAGCTGATCTCCGAGGAAGATCGAGATGATGGCCGGCGGGGCCTCGTTGGCACCGAGGCGGTGATCGTTGGTGGCCGAGGCCACCGAGACCCGCAGCAAGCCGGAGAACTTGTGCACGGCCCGGATAACGGCCGCGCAGAACACCAGGAACTGGGCGTTCTCGTGCGGGGTGTCACCCGGTACCAGCAGGCTGCCGAATTGGGCGTTGCCCAGCGAGAAGTTGACGTGCTTACCCGATCCGTTGACGCCGGCGAACGGCTTCTCGTGGAACAGGCATTCCATGCCGTGCTTCTTGGCGATGTTCTTGAAGGTCGTCATCAGCAGCTGCTGGTGGTCGGCGGCGATATTGGCCCGCTCGAACATCGGAGCGATCTCGAACTGTCCCGGCGCGACTTCGTTGTGCCGGGTCTTGGCCGGGATGCCGAGCTTGAACAGCTCCCGCTCGGTGTCCATCATGAAACCGAGCACCCGGTCAGGGATGGCGCCGAAGTAGTGGTCGTCGAATTCCTGACCCTTGGGCGGCTTCGCACCGAACAGTGTGCGCCCGGCGTTGATCAGGTCGGGGCGTGCCAGGAAGAAGTGCCGGTCGACCAGGAAGTACTCCTGCTCAGGCCCGCAGAACGACACGATGTGGTCGAAATCCTTGTGCCCGAACAGCTTCAGGATGCGCTCGGCCTGGGCGCCCATGGCCTGCTGGCTGCGCAGCAGCGGCGTCTTGTAGTCCAGCGCCTCACCAGTCATCGAGACGAACACCGTCGGGATGCACAGCGTGTTGCCGTTCGGGTTCTCCAGGATGTACGCCGGACTCGTGACATCCCAGCCGGTGTAGCCGCGAGCCTCGAAAGTGCTACGCAGACCGCCGGACGGGAAGCTGGACGCGTCGGGCTCGCCCTGGATCAGGGTCTTGCCGGCGAACTCGGCGAGTGTGGTCCCGTCACCAACCGGATCGAGGAAGCTGTCGTGCTTCTCGGCGGTCAGCCCCGTCATCGGGTAGAAGACGTGTGCGTAGTGGGTCGCCCCCTTGGACAGCGCCCAGTCCTTCATCACCGAGGCGACGGCGTCGGCGACGGCCGGATCGAGCTTCGCGCCCTTCTCGATGGTCGCGACGACCGACTTGTAGACCGACTTGGGCAACCGCAACCGCATCTCCGCCAGCGTGAAGACGTTCGATCCGAAGATCTCGCCCGGTGCCTCGCCTGGATCGAAGCTGATGGGGGGAGGCTCGTAGGCCTCGACATTGGTGATCGCCTGGAGACGGGCCGCGTTTCCGCTCAACTGAGTCTTCCTCTACATCCGAGACGCCCGCGTCTAGTTCGTGGGCATACGACCGGCCAACGGTAGGTCGCTTCGATGCCGAACTCGTTACGCCTACGTCAACGTCAGAATGCGGCGCTGATCGGGAACAAGTACACGCAAACTCAATTTGGGCAAACAAATGCGTATTTGAATCGCATATCTGCACGTAAACGTGCGAAAAAACTAAATGAATTTAATGTGTCGTTCGAGCTCAGCAAGGACTCGACGCGTCGTATAACCAATAGTGTCCATGTATTGGATACATCTGGGGGTCAGGGGTTTTTTATGTCCACATCACGTGTCATCGCACCATTTGCCATATGCGCCGTCGTCGCGTCAGCGGCACCGACACTCGGTCCGCTAGATTCGCCGATCTCCGCTTCGGCGGCCACGCTGACGAGCGCATTCCAGCTCACAAGCGTGGATAGCGTCGACTGGAAACAGTCCCCACCGGCCGCGGTAAAAAGCGTCTCCGGGGGTTCGTTCACCTTTGGGCTAGCCGAAGTTCTGTGGATCATGAACGCGCTGGCCGCGTTCACCCCCGGTTCTGCCGCAACGATGCACTCTGTGACCACAGCATTGCTCGACGAACTGGCTCACGGCACGCCGCTCGGCGAGGCCCTGGTCAACGTCAGCCTGCAGCTGTCCCCATCGGTCGGCGGCGGTCCGGCCTCTCCGCTCGAACCGATTCTGAACCAGATCGGCCCGATGTTGGCGTTGGCGCCCACAGTGCTCGGCGGGGCGATGACAGTTCTCGCCGCCATTCCCGAGGCGGTGATACCGGTGGTCGGGGCGGTGGCGGTCGCCGTCATCAACACCGCCACCGCAGCGGGTTCGGGTGGATTCGCCGCTGCCGTCCAGGCGGGTCTCTATGGCGTGATGACCGCCGCAGCCAAGGGAATAGCCACGATGGTCAACGTGGTCGAGGCAGTGCTGCATGACATC
This window encodes:
- a CDS encoding DsbA family oxidoreductase — protein: MRTVEVFADILCPFTHVGLRTLIDRRSERGLTEPRLRIRAWPLELINGNPLEGHHVGAEISALRASVRPDLFGGFSVDAFPKTSMTAYALAAAADRVGDPVLVEAVGLALRNALFEEGLDIGRLDVIEPIAGRFGLEPFDVETTSAAVQADWDEGRARGVVGSPHFFTEDGGDWFCPGLAISRDDVGNFVVAWKQGADTFVERVFG
- a CDS encoding MmpS family transport accessory protein — protein: MKRFWVIVVVAVALVAAGAVVGRLRTFFDTDQPLAPGVGHADAIVAFNTKRVTYEIVGPQTATGRISYLDVNGKTLEAGFTSLPWSTTVTTTAPGMLANVVAQGDTDGLVCRILVNDKVVDENHAVGRDAQAFCLDKAA
- a CDS encoding MMPL/RND family transporter produces the protein MSSPAARPVIPRTIRMAAVPIILIWVAITAALNLLLPQVETVGKHNAVSMSPQDAPSVIAAKTMGAKFQEFTSDSIAMVVLVGDEKLGEPAHQYYDNLIGKFEQDTKNVQHVHNFWGDLITAAGVQSSDGKAAYVQLNLAGDQGSTQGNESVEAIRDIVHDTPPPPGLKVYVTGPAPLTTDTLDSGDKSMIKMTVVTMIVITIMLLLVYRSISTVLLILAVVGIEMGSARGAVALLGHFRLIDFSTFSVPLLTALAIAAGTDYAIFLIGRYQEARQSGEDPESAYYTAFHGVGHVILGSGLTIAGAVLCLRLTRLAYFKSLAYPSAIGLIVVVAAALTVVPAIMVVATRFGLMEPKRAMKTKGWRRVGTAAVRWPKPILAASTAVILLGILAMVGYKTSYNDRFYVPADVPANVGYTAAEKHFSPARLNPDIMMIESDHDMRNPTDMIVLDRIAKALFRIRGLAMVQSITRPLGSPIAHSSIPYQVSMQSVPITQNLQFLEQRVADISKMSDDLGGMIASMTEMQNLMNRFSDAMHRTVGGAHQTLGTAHRTVDDLNTMKASVDQMRDHLSDFDDAVRPFRNYFYWEQHCFDITACWGIRSAFDAVDGVDALSGNMATVVGDMDAMVRGADGVVNGMDQMDTLAPQLVAQFGPIIQTATAMQQTLQTIHGSFGGLINQMHQMTDTATAMGEAFDASKSDDYFYLPPEVFANPDFQKGLKLFLSPDGKAARFIITHDADPATEEGISTVDEEVVAAHEAVKGTSLAAAKVYLTGTAATYRDIQAGAKYDTMIAAFAALTLIFLVMLVITRAFIASLVIVGTIVLSLGAAFGISVLVWERIAGIELNWIVLAFAVIILMAVGSDYNLLLVSRFKEEIGAGINTGIIRSMGSTGSVVTAAGLVFAFTMGSMVSGDLLNVGQGGTTIGIGLLVDTLIVRSLMTPSIAALLGPWFWWPLKVRSRPAYRAPSRFLAQAPSPSEGDAVSPGAG
- a CDS encoding metal-sensitive transcriptional regulator, which encodes MSGQQSRCDADLAATLNRLRRVQGQLGGVISMIEQGRSCKDVVTQLAAVSKALDRAGFTIIASGLRHCLDATDGKDGRGEVLTMEELEKLFLSLA
- a CDS encoding carboxymuconolactone decarboxylase family protein — translated: MTDHAHHSDVLAELNPQHRALRQMIPEVYEGFGALSRAAMGTGAVEAKTKELIAMVIGVVQGCDGCIASHARGAVRAGATKQEAAEVIGVSIMMHGGPATIYGARAYTAFCEFADAAAGQAS
- a CDS encoding rhodanese-like domain-containing protein, giving the protein MDVLEIDPAGVMALVDTSGAILLDVREDDEWTAGHAPGAVHVRLGALDARTFEAAVPIVAVCRSGGRSGLAATRLAAAGLTVYNLVGGMGAWQRSGQPVIRDDGAAGTII
- a CDS encoding glutamine synthetase III family protein; amino-acid sequence: MSGNAARLQAITNVEAYEPPPISFDPGEAPGEIFGSNVFTLAEMRLRLPKSVYKSVVATIEKGAKLDPAVADAVASVMKDWALSKGATHYAHVFYPMTGLTAEKHDSFLDPVGDGTTLAEFAGKTLIQGEPDASSFPSGGLRSTFEARGYTGWDVTSPAYILENPNGNTLCIPTVFVSMTGEALDYKTPLLRSQQAMGAQAERILKLFGHKDFDHIVSFCGPEQEYFLVDRHFFLARPDLINAGRTLFGAKPPKGQEFDDHYFGAIPDRVLGFMMDTERELFKLGIPAKTRHNEVAPGQFEIAPMFERANIAADHQQLLMTTFKNIAKKHGMECLFHEKPFAGVNGSGKHVNFSLGNAQFGSLLVPGDTPHENAQFLVFCAAVIRAVHKFSGLLRVSVASATNDHRLGANEAPPAIISIFLGDQLADVFDQIAKGAATSSKGKGTMIIGVDTLPELPTDPGDRNRTSPFAFTGNRFEFRAPGSGQTINVPMIILNTIMADSLDYMANVLEAAVAGGEDFDVAVQKLLTEIITEHGAVVFNGDGYSDNWQVEAAERGLPNLKTTLDSIPQLVTPEAIEVFEKYGVFNSRELHSREEVRYETYALTVNVEAKLTLEIGATVILPAAVRYQTELAQNVAALKAAGLAADTTLLETVSTPISELTGALAALKAALGAHGGDTGKEEAEHAASLLPLMDAVRSAADTLESVVADDLWPLPTYQEMLYIL
- a CDS encoding NAD(P)/FAD-dependent oxidoreductase gives rise to the protein MTITAKHQILIVGGGTAGITVAARMLRKGYPDVAVIEPSSKHYYQPLWTLVGGGQAMAPTTERDESSVMPKGATWIMNAASAVDPDSNTVACADGSTYGYDVLVVCPGIQLDWNCTEGLEDALGRDGVSSNYRFDLAPRTWEFIRTMRSGTAVFSVPSGAIKCAGAPQKIAYLASDYWRRQGVLKDIDVHLIMPGARPFGIPAIADSLDKVIADYGITLHTNSEVTSVDAASHKVGITSVAAGGTDAMLPYDVLHAVPRQSAPDWIKASPLSTGDAMGYVDIDKHTMQHRRYPNVFSLGDAGSTPNSKTGAAIRKQAPVVVDNIDAFLKGQPLRASYDGYSSCPIVTSSHAMLLAEFDYDLQLEPTFPLLNPTTPHRAYWYLKKYGLPFMYWNLMLKGLA
- a CDS encoding MBL fold metallo-hydrolase — encoded protein: MILQQYYLDCLSHASYLIGDETTGRAVVVDPQRDVAEYVADAADQGLTIELVIETHFHADFLSGHLELAKATGAKIVYSSVAQTEFESMGVADGERYSLGDVTLEFRHTPGHTPESLSIVVYEHADDTVPYGVMTGDTLFIGDVGRPDLLASIGFTREELADKLYDSLHDKLMTLPDATRVYPAHGAGSACGKNLSTDLWSTMGDQKATNYALRAPDKATFMNLVTEGQPPAPGYFVYNAILNRKDRELLDETKMPRAMTYDEVRAAIDGGAVLVDGRTPEEFALGHLRRAVNIGLEGRYAEFAGSVLPSDVDIVLFTDPGQELEGKNRLARIGFDQVIGYLDKPFEVMFDNRGDVAVASRLTAQAFDQRAAELAGLQLVDVRNPGEVAAGAIPNAIAISVGQLPARMGELDPAKPTVVYCAGGYRSSVAASLLRQHGFTDVSDILGGYGAWDEAHQSA